In a single window of the Agrobacterium vitis genome:
- a CDS encoding ABC transporter ATP-binding protein, with protein sequence MSETRPAILPILRLLLVEYWRDARLTTIMILATSLVGSVASITAPYLFSRAVDDLTERTGNAFQIFLLYAVLFGVASAFSQASRFLIFLCAEKLCYIANLAFFARLLRKTHGFFLDHNPADIGAAMQEGQQTLNIITQLGMGGFLPGIVQIALSALLLGQLVSWDIALIVLTYGAVVVGLDYMRIGRVNPFLDKAIACSQDNARLVGNAVAVIDTLRQTRGEKWIAGQFARSAGETFSNWRRYVLASSTFATFLGVAAMVQLAVTFLLLVPQYRAGHLSIGDIVLFNTLLIQLNEPFHLIGMAIKETVEAAARFRPFAAMWAAPEAIRPANPIAYHPSQGSLVFEDVTFRYPNGRGISKLSFTVERGTPTFLVGETGSGKSTVLRLLLKSLEPAEGRILADETDLVRIDSDDWFAHVGVVPQEVALLNDTLTVNIVLGRPYDAQHLREVARQASILTRIEAMPDGFETVVGERGLKLSGGERQRIAIARALYGNPAILVLDEANSALDEDTERQIMDGLRDLAQNLTIIAVTHRLSSIRSSDQVVRLEAGE encoded by the coding sequence ATGTCAGAAACACGCCCTGCGATATTGCCGATCCTGCGGCTGCTTTTGGTCGAATACTGGCGGGACGCGCGGCTTACCACGATCATGATTCTGGCTACATCGCTGGTTGGGTCGGTGGCTTCGATCACCGCTCCCTATCTGTTTTCCCGCGCCGTTGACGATCTGACGGAGCGGACGGGCAATGCTTTCCAGATCTTTCTGCTCTATGCCGTTTTGTTTGGCGTCGCTTCCGCTTTCAGCCAGGCATCGCGGTTCCTGATTTTCCTGTGTGCTGAAAAGCTCTGCTATATCGCCAACCTGGCCTTCTTCGCGCGTCTTTTGAGGAAGACGCATGGATTTTTCCTGGATCACAATCCGGCCGATATCGGCGCGGCAATGCAGGAAGGGCAGCAGACCCTGAACATTATCACCCAGCTTGGCATGGGTGGCTTTTTGCCGGGCATTGTCCAGATCGCCTTGAGTGCACTCCTGCTTGGACAACTCGTCAGCTGGGACATCGCCCTGATCGTCCTGACCTATGGAGCCGTTGTGGTTGGCCTCGACTACATGCGGATCGGGCGCGTCAATCCGTTTCTCGACAAGGCGATAGCATGTAGCCAGGACAATGCGAGACTTGTCGGCAATGCGGTTGCCGTCATCGACACGCTTCGCCAGACACGCGGGGAAAAGTGGATCGCGGGCCAGTTTGCCAGAAGTGCAGGGGAGACCTTCAGCAACTGGCGGCGTTATGTGCTGGCCAGCAGCACGTTTGCGACCTTTCTCGGCGTTGCGGCGATGGTTCAGCTTGCCGTGACCTTCCTGCTTCTTGTGCCGCAATATCGTGCTGGCCACCTCTCGATAGGCGATATCGTGCTGTTCAACACGCTCTTGATCCAGCTAAACGAGCCTTTTCACCTGATCGGCATGGCGATCAAGGAAACGGTGGAAGCAGCGGCGCGGTTTCGCCCTTTCGCCGCCATGTGGGCCGCGCCGGAAGCGATCCGGCCTGCAAATCCCATTGCCTATCATCCCTCGCAGGGATCGCTTGTGTTTGAGGACGTGACCTTCCGCTATCCGAATGGCCGCGGGATTTCGAAACTGTCCTTCACGGTTGAGCGAGGCACGCCGACATTTCTGGTGGGCGAGACTGGGTCCGGCAAATCCACTGTCCTGCGGTTGCTGCTGAAAAGCCTGGAGCCCGCCGAAGGCCGCATTCTGGCGGATGAAACAGATCTCGTGCGGATCGACAGTGATGATTGGTTTGCCCATGTCGGCGTGGTGCCGCAGGAGGTTGCGCTGCTCAATGACACGCTCACGGTCAATATTGTGCTCGGACGACCATACGATGCGCAGCATCTGCGCGAGGTGGCAAGGCAGGCATCCATTCTAACGCGCATCGAAGCCATGCCCGACGGCTTTGAAACGGTTGTGGGCGAGCGCGGATTAAAACTTTCGGGCGGAGAACGCCAGCGGATTGCCATCGCCAGAGCGCTTTACGGCAATCCCGCCATCCTCGTTCTCGACGAGGCGAATTCGGCACTCGACGAGGACACCGAACGGCAAATCATGGACGGGCTGCGCGATCTGGCGCAGAACCTTACCATCATTGCCGTGACCCACCGCCTATCGTCCATTCGTTCATCCGACCAGGTTGTGCGCCTTGAAGCAGGTGAATGA
- a CDS encoding haloacid dehalogenase-like hydrolase, which translates to MTWHFAVEWLAAELGADYAIGTGWREDNTLSHFWPEDKAVYLNSLLAELKLEPGALAAVGDSHGDIPMLNFASRSYFVGKAPPHGLLHAEHWPDANIEEIVLDMLSRVDVL; encoded by the coding sequence ATAACTTGGCACTTCGCGGTAGAATGGCTCGCCGCTGAACTGGGTGCCGACTATGCAATTGGTACGGGCTGGCGGGAGGACAACACACTCAGTCATTTCTGGCCGGAAGATAAGGCCGTTTATCTGAACTCTCTCCTCGCCGAACTTAAACTAGAGCCGGGGGCTTTGGCAGCGGTTGGCGATTCGCATGGTGATATTCCAATGCTTAACTTCGCCTCTCGAAGCTATTTCGTTGGTAAAGCCCCGCCACATGGGTTGCTCCATGCTGAGCACTGGCCTGACGCAAATATCGAAGAAATAGTCTTGGACATGCTCTCTCGGGTTGACGTCCTATGA
- a CDS encoding haloacid dehalogenase-like hydrolase: protein MAAFDVDGTLLRGENICGCIGRHIGRSTEMGAFELLRSREDMTKGREAMVEWYLPFSKAQLIEHLADLRLAPGVTQGFARLKAAGVKIALVSITWHFAVEWLAAE from the coding sequence TTGGCTGCATTTGATGTGGACGGAACACTGCTGCGAGGCGAAAACATCTGCGGTTGTATTGGCAGGCATATCGGGCGCTCAACGGAGATGGGTGCCTTCGAGCTGCTTCGATCTCGCGAGGACATGACGAAGGGACGGGAGGCTATGGTCGAATGGTACCTTCCTTTCAGTAAGGCTCAATTGATCGAACATCTGGCAGACCTTCGTCTTGCTCCAGGCGTCACACAAGGTTTCGCCCGGCTGAAGGCCGCAGGGGTAAAGATTGCCCTTGTCTCTATAACTTGGCACTTCGCGGTAGAATGGCTCGCCGCTGAATAA